The sequence GGTGCCGCAGTCCGGCGTCAAGGTCAACGACGTCCCGGTCGGGCAGGTCGTCAAGGTGGAGCTGGCGCCGGACGGGCACAGCGCGATCGTGGACCTGCTCCTCAACGGCGACGTCGACCTCCCGGGCAACGCCGTCGCCCGGCTGCGGCAGGCCAGCATCCTCGGCGAGAAGTTCGTCGAGCTGGCCGCGCCGCCCGACGCGACGCCGTCGGGCCGGCTCCTCGACGGGGCGACCATCCCGCTGGACCAGTCCACGCTGACGCCGGAGATCGAGGAGGTCTTCGGGGCGTTGTCGCTGCTGCTCAACGGCGGCGGGGTGGCGCAGGTCCAGAACATCAGCCACCAGCTCAACGAAGCCCTCGGCGGCCGTGAAACCGCGGCCCGCAGCCTGCTGTCCAGTTTGGACGAGTTCGTGCGCGGCCTCGACGAGCACCGCACCGAGATCACGCGTGCGATCGAGAGCGTCAACAAGCTCGCGCAGACGCTGAACGCGCACACCGACCAGATCACCACGACACTGAACGGCCTCACCCCCGGCATCGGCGTGCTCAACCAGCAGCGGGAAGCGCTGGTCGGGATGCTCAAGTCGCTCGACGGCCTGACCTCGGTCGCCGTCGACACGGTGAACAAGAGCAAGGACGACCTGGTCGCCGACCTCAAGGCGCTCGAACCGCTGCTGCGGCGGCTGGCAGATTCCGGGGACAAGCTGCCGAAGGCGATGGAGATGATCCTCACCTTCCCGTTCCCGGACGCGGCGCTCGACACCATCCGCGGCGACTACCTCAACGGCTTCCTCAAGGTGGGTCACTGATGCTGACCCGGTTCGTGCGCGTCCAGGTGACGATCTTCGTGGTCATCGCCGTCCTCGGCGTGGCCTACGTCGGGGCCACCTACGCCGGCCTCGACAAGGTGTTCTTCGACCGCGGCTACACCGTGAAGGCGCAGTTCCCGACCGGCGGCGGCATCTTCACCAACGCCGAGGTCACCTACCGCGGGGTGCCGATCGGCCGGGTCGGCGAGCTGCGGCTGACCCCGGCCGGGATGGAAGCCGACCTCGAGATCGACGCCGGCACCGCGCCGGTCCCGGCCGACACCGAGGCCGTCGTCGCGGACCGCTCGGCCGTCGGCGAGCAGTACGTCGACCTGCGCCCGCGTGCCGACGGCGGCCCGAAGCTGCGGGACGGTTCGGTGATCACCCAGGCGGACACGAAGATCCCGCTACCCGTCGACGTCGTCTTGTCGACAGTGGACACCTTCGCCAACTCGGTGCCGAAGCCCGCGTTGCGCACGGTCGTCGACGAGCTGTACCGCGCGACCACCGACGCCGGCCCGGCGCTGGACCAGCTGGTCGGCCGCGGCATCGAGTTCGTGCAGGCGGCGAGCGCGCACGTGGCGCCGCTGACCCGGTTCGTCACCGACGCGCACGTCGTGCTCGACACGCAGGTGCAGCAGGCCGGCGCGATCCGCGAGTTCGGGGCCAACGCGAAGCTCCTGGCCGCCACGCTGAAGCAGTCCGACGGCGACCTGCGCACGCTCATCCCGGCGGTGCCGGCCGCGGCGAACGAGGTCGGCGCGCTGATCCGCGACTCGGGCCCGCAGCTGGGTGTGCTGCTGGCGAACTTGCTGACCACCGCGGACGTCCTGGAGAGCCGGCGGGACGGGCTGCGGCAGCTGCTGATCACCGCACCGCAGGCGGTCGCCGCGGGCAGCGCGGTCGTGCGCCCGGACGGCGCCCACTTCGGGCTGTCGCTGACCTTCTTCGACCCGCCGCCGTGCACGACCGGGTACTCGACGCCGTACCGCGACGGCCTGGACACCTCGACCCGCCCGCTGAACACGGCCGCGCGCTGCGCGCTGCCGAAGGGCGACCCGACGAACGTGCGGGGCTCGCAGAACGCACCGGGAGGACGGCCGTGAAGATCCTGACGTGGCTGGCCCCGGCGACCGCGGTCCTGGCGACCGCGGCGGCCGGGTGGTCCGGGTTCACCTGGTGGCAGGCGGCGCACGACGACGGCGTCGACCGCGCGGTCGTCCGGGAAGACGCGCTACAGGCAGGCCGGACGGCCGTCGCTGGACTGACCACTTTGGACTACCGGCAGGCGGCCCCGGGGTACCAGCACTGGCTGGACCTCTCCGGCGGCGCGCTGCACGACGAGCTGGCCGCCGACCGGCAGGGGAGCCTCGACCGGATCGCGCAGGCGAAGACGGTCACCACCGGCAAGGTCACCGACGCCGCGGTGACCGAAGTGGACACCGGCGCGGGGACGGCGAAGCTGATCGCGTCGGTCGAGCTGGTCGTCGCGCCCGACGGCGGCGACGCCGTGACCAAGCGCAACCGGTTCCAGGCCGACCTGACCCGCGGCCCGGACGGCTGGCGCGTCACCGGGCTCGGCCAGGTCCCGGCAGGGGAGGCACCGTGACCGTTCCGACGAAGAAGCGAGCCGTGAAGGTGGCCGGGCGCCACCACGACCCGGACCCGGAACCGGCCGCCGAACCGGATCCGCCCGCCGCCCCGCACCGCCGTTCGTGGCTGGTGTTCGCGGTGGTCGCCGTGGTCATGGCCGGGATTGCCGGGTGGTGCACCATCGAGGCGCGGCAGACGAACGCCGTCGTCGCGCACAACAGCGCGCTCGCCGACGTCTCGGGCACCGCGGACGCGGCGAAGCAGATCAGCGCCGCGCTCGGCACGGTCTTCTCCTACCGCTTCGACGACCCGGCCAAGAGCGAGCAGGCGGCGAAGGACGTCCTCACCGGTCCCGCGCTGGCCCAGTACGACCAGCTCTTCGGCCAGGTGCGCAAGCTCGCCGCGGACCAGAAGCTGGTGGTCACCTCGACCGCCGTCGCGTCCGGCGTGAAGCTCCTGGACGGCGACCGCGCGGCGCTGCTGGTGTTCCTCGACCAGACCGGGACGCGGGGCGACGGGCAGCGCAGCACCGGGGCCGCGCAGCTGAGCGTCACGGCCGAGCGCGTCGGCGGGAAGTGGCGTGTCACCGGGATGTCCGCCGCCTGAGAATGCACGAGGGACCGATGCTCACGAGTTCTGAACGGGCCGCCGGCGGGCTGACCGCCGCGGCCGGGGCCACGACGCTCTCGACGCTCCTGACCGCGCGCGCCGCGGCCGCGGGTGGCGAGAGAGCGCTTACCCGGTTCGGCGGTGCCGGAGGGAGGACGGTGACGTGGGCCGGGCTGGACGACCGGGTGACCGCCGTCGCCGCGGCCTTGCGGCAGGTCACCGAACCGGGGCAGCGGGCGGCGATCGTCGTCGCGGATCCGGTGGAGTGCGTCGTCGCGTTCCTCGGCGTGCTCCGGGCCGGGCTGGTGGCGATCCCGGTCGGGCCGGACCGCGCCCGTGTCCTCGGGGACGCGGAACCGGTGATCGTGCTGGCGACTTCGGCCACCGTCGCTGCCACTCGGCAGTTCTTGTCTACTTTGGACACTTGCGGGCACCGGGTGCTGGCCGTGGACGCCGTTCCCGAGGCACCGGGTTTTGTTGAAGATCCGGTGGCCGCCGAGGACGTGGCGTACTTGCAGTATCCGGGCGGGGTGATGGTCACGCACGCGAACGTCGTCGCCAACGCCCGGCAGGCGGCGGCGGTGCTGGGACCCGGGGCGCTGGTGAGCCGGTTGCCGCTCAGCGATCCCTTGGGGCTGCTGCTCGGGGTGGCGGTGCCGCTCACGACGGGCCGGTCCGTCGTGCTCGTCGAGCGGCTGGAGTCGATTGCGTCGCTTGGGTCCGTGACCACACTCGTGAGCCTCGCCGATCCGGACCTTGAGCGGGTGCGCGAGGCGTTCGCCGGGGCCG is a genomic window of Amycolatopsis lexingtonensis containing:
- a CDS encoding MCE family protein; amino-acid sequence: MKSLVKLAAVVTLALVTTGCGRGVSVYDIPLPGGAALGDHPIHVTASFTNVLDLVPQSGVKVNDVPVGQVVKVELAPDGHSAIVDLLLNGDVDLPGNAVARLRQASILGEKFVELAAPPDATPSGRLLDGATIPLDQSTLTPEIEEVFGALSLLLNGGGVAQVQNISHQLNEALGGRETAARSLLSSLDEFVRGLDEHRTEITRAIESVNKLAQTLNAHTDQITTTLNGLTPGIGVLNQQREALVGMLKSLDGLTSVAVDTVNKSKDDLVADLKALEPLLRRLADSGDKLPKAMEMILTFPFPDAALDTIRGDYLNGFLKVGH
- a CDS encoding MlaD family protein, coding for MLTRFVRVQVTIFVVIAVLGVAYVGATYAGLDKVFFDRGYTVKAQFPTGGGIFTNAEVTYRGVPIGRVGELRLTPAGMEADLEIDAGTAPVPADTEAVVADRSAVGEQYVDLRPRADGGPKLRDGSVITQADTKIPLPVDVVLSTVDTFANSVPKPALRTVVDELYRATTDAGPALDQLVGRGIEFVQAASAHVAPLTRFVTDAHVVLDTQVQQAGAIREFGANAKLLAATLKQSDGDLRTLIPAVPAAANEVGALIRDSGPQLGVLLANLLTTADVLESRRDGLRQLLITAPQAVAAGSAVVRPDGAHFGLSLTFFDPPPCTTGYSTPYRDGLDTSTRPLNTAARCALPKGDPTNVRGSQNAPGGRP
- a CDS encoding AMP-binding protein — protein: MLTSSERAAGGLTAAAGATTLSTLLTARAAAAGGERALTRFGGAGGRTVTWAGLDDRVTAVAAALRQVTEPGQRAAIVVADPVECVVAFLGVLRAGLVAIPVGPDRARVLGDAEPVIVLATSATVAATRQFLSTLDTCGHRVLAVDAVPEAPGFVEDPVAAEDVAYLQYPGGVMVTHANVVANARQAAAVLGPGALVSRLPLSDPLGLLLGVAVPLTTGRSVVLVERLESIASLGSVTTLVSLADPDLERVREAFAGAGQLRECYSVPEATALVACGHPAGQRVAIVSPDGRRLAAGEAGEIWVSGPNVARGYRNRPEESARVFCAFLTGDDEPRWWLRTGHLGVLDESGELAVLDDDFAAGHHPRDLEATAGEAHPAVRDAAAFAVPGAQVVLVVELAAGIVPPRGAVERAVRGALSARHGLTPRRVVVLGAGELPPTRAECRERYLAGLPTPDGLR